A section of the Humulus lupulus chromosome 2, drHumLupu1.1, whole genome shotgun sequence genome encodes:
- the LOC133815061 gene encoding potassium transporter 10-like, which yields MTTDQGPDRNCTVWTIDQKLDQPMYEEARKLKNMYTEKKLSAVMLLQLAFQSLGVVYGDLGTSPLYVFYNTFPDGIKDPEDLIGALSLIIYSLTLIPLLKYVLIVCRANDNGQGKLFSTWKVDLPKLIF from the exons ATGACGACTGATCAAGGTCCTGATAGAAATTGTACTGTGTGGACTATAGATCAGAAGCTTGATCAACCCATGTACGAAGAGGCTAGAAAGCTTAAAAACATGTACACAGAAAAG AAGCTTTCAGCAGTAATGCTTCTGCAACTTGCATTCCAGAGCCTTGGAGTGGTATATGGAGATTTAGGCACATCTCCGTTGTATGTTTTCTACAACACTTTCCCTGATGGGATTAAAGACCCAGAAGATTTGATTGGAGCTTTATCTTTGATAATATACTCGCTTACTCTTATTCCGCTTCTCAAGTATGTGCTAATTGTTTGTAGAGCAAATGATAATGGTCAAGGTAAACTGTTCTCAACCTGGAAAGTTGATTTGCCGAAGTTAATCTTCTAA